A stretch of Armatimonadota bacterium DNA encodes these proteins:
- a CDS encoding molybdenum cofactor biosynthesis protein MoaE, with the protein MPDVATHFEITESPIGSPDLSLESAGAHVVFEGWVRDHHQGREVVRLEYEAYVAMAVKEGERVMAEAASRFPIQAVWCAHRIGVLEIGEVAVRIDVLAGHRQEAFAACSWVIDAIKERVPIWKKETYREGDATWVNVEGPGAA; encoded by the coding sequence ATGCCTGACGTCGCGACTCATTTCGAGATCACCGAAAGCCCGATCGGCTCGCCCGATTTATCGCTTGAGAGCGCGGGGGCTCACGTCGTCTTCGAGGGTTGGGTCCGCGACCATCATCAGGGCCGTGAGGTGGTGCGGTTGGAATATGAGGCCTATGTCGCCATGGCGGTGAAAGAGGGCGAAAGGGTGATGGCGGAAGCCGCCTCCCGATTTCCTATCCAGGCAGTCTGGTGCGCCCATCGCATCGGCGTGCTGGAGATTGGCGAGGTGGCCGTGCGGATCGATGTGCTTGCAGGCCACCGTCAAGAGGCGTTCGCCGCCTGCTCCTGGGTCATCGACGCCATCAAGGAGCGTGTGCCGATATGGAAAAAGGAGACGTACCGCGAGGGGGACGCGACGTGGGTGAACGTCGAGGGTCCCGGCGCAGCGTGA
- a CDS encoding PEP-CTERM sorting domain-containing protein, translating to MAQASAQQIASQAALAGILGGNMTMEDFEGNGQLPSGQLYQASAVLNSGSTFAGYGPGLVQAGVDYSANSLWWNDNGYFGLNTRTLADSSAWRGAGITITYTSFVTAFGFDMQGYSGYGMSGVIDVYDTSNNLLSSTAVNGGFFGWQNAAGIGRVYVAANSDEYIMVDNHGYGAVPEPSSLVVAGIGLLGLMRRRATRS from the coding sequence GTGGCTCAAGCTAGCGCTCAGCAGATCGCGAGCCAAGCAGCCCTTGCCGGCATCCTCGGCGGCAACATGACCATGGAGGACTTTGAGGGCAATGGCCAGCTTCCTTCTGGCCAGCTCTACCAGGCCAGCGCGGTCCTCAACTCAGGCAGCACGTTTGCTGGCTATGGCCCGGGACTGGTCCAGGCGGGGGTCGATTACTCAGCAAACAGTTTGTGGTGGAACGACAACGGCTATTTCGGTCTGAACACCCGCACGTTGGCCGACAGCAGCGCTTGGCGCGGCGCCGGAATCACGATCACCTATACGTCTTTCGTGACAGCCTTTGGGTTTGACATGCAGGGCTATTCGGGCTATGGCATGAGCGGCGTCATCGACGTGTACGACACCTCGAACAACCTCTTGAGCTCCACCGCGGTCAACGGCGGGTTCTTTGGCTGGCAGAATGCCGCCGGAATCGGTAGGGTGTACGTTGCGGCGAACTCCGATGAGTACATCATGGTCGACAACCATGGCTACGGCGCCGTGCCGGAGCCCTCGAGTTTGGTGGTCGCCGGCATCGGACTTCTCGGGCTCATGCGCCGACGCGCTACCCGCTCGTAA
- a CDS encoding molybdopterin molybdotransferase MoeA, translating into MISYREALAKIAAEVGPLEPTSLPVDECLFRSLSESVKAPFDAPRFDNSAVDGYAVRAIDLAQASPESPVELPLCGKVQAGDAGSLAYPEGSTVQVLTGAAIPSGFDAMVMQEDVSAENGSVRFVHPAERGAHVRWQGEEYRTGHRLFEAGTRITPQLLASLAGLGMAQVPVTRPPKLGILATGNELAEPGASLSPGGIYESNSFGIEAAAKTLGLTHVVRDRAKDDPDETRAKLEALLLECDCVVTTGGVSVGEHDLVRAALGELGVREVFWRVAIKPGKPVAFGVWESEGRRRLVFGLPGNPVSALVTFALFAVPALGALNGNGFQSQPEWPATLASELHKAPGRMEFVRCELEHTESGLLARPIEARGSHMLGSMGGASGLIHLPQNAEHVSAGSRVTVSPFDWRWP; encoded by the coding sequence TTGATCTCCTATCGGGAGGCCCTCGCCAAGATCGCCGCCGAGGTGGGTCCCCTTGAGCCGACGAGCCTCCCCGTTGATGAGTGCCTTTTCCGGTCGCTCAGCGAATCGGTGAAGGCGCCGTTTGATGCGCCGCGATTTGACAATTCTGCGGTGGACGGGTATGCCGTGCGGGCCATAGATTTGGCACAGGCGAGCCCTGAGTCGCCTGTCGAACTCCCTCTCTGTGGCAAGGTCCAGGCAGGAGATGCCGGGTCCCTTGCGTATCCGGAAGGCTCGACGGTGCAGGTGCTCACGGGCGCTGCCATACCTTCCGGCTTCGACGCAATGGTCATGCAGGAAGATGTGAGCGCTGAAAACGGCTCGGTTCGGTTTGTACATCCAGCCGAGCGGGGTGCGCATGTCCGGTGGCAAGGGGAGGAGTACCGGACGGGCCACAGGCTTTTTGAGGCGGGGACTCGGATCACGCCTCAGTTATTGGCCTCGCTCGCCGGTCTGGGAATGGCGCAAGTTCCGGTCACGAGGCCGCCCAAGCTGGGGATTCTCGCCACGGGCAACGAGCTTGCAGAGCCTGGGGCTTCGCTATCGCCGGGGGGGATATACGAGTCGAATTCGTTTGGCATCGAGGCCGCCGCCAAGACCCTCGGGCTGACTCATGTCGTTCGGGATCGCGCCAAGGATGACCCCGACGAGACCCGCGCCAAACTAGAAGCTTTGCTGCTCGAGTGTGACTGCGTGGTGACCACCGGCGGTGTGTCGGTGGGGGAGCACGACCTGGTCCGGGCGGCGCTGGGCGAGCTGGGGGTTCGCGAGGTGTTCTGGCGGGTGGCGATCAAGCCCGGCAAGCCCGTGGCCTTCGGAGTCTGGGAGTCGGAAGGCAGGCGGCGGCTCGTGTTTGGCCTTCCTGGGAATCCGGTTTCGGCGTTGGTGACGTTCGCGCTGTTTGCCGTGCCCGCTCTTGGAGCGCTGAACGGAAACGGCTTTCAGTCTCAGCCGGAATGGCCTGCGACGCTTGCGTCGGAACTTCACAAGGCGCCGGGGCGGATGGAGTTCGTGCGCTGCGAACTGGAGCACACGGAGTCCGGGCTCTTGGCAAGACCGATCGAGGCCCGGGGCTCGCACATGCTCGGTTCGATGGGCGGTGCATCGGGACTGATCCACCTTCCTCAAAACGCCGAGCATGTTTCGGCGGGCTCGAGAGTGACGGTTTCGCCGTTCGATTGGAGGTGGCCGTGA
- a CDS encoding bifunctional molybdenum cofactor biosynthesis protein MoaC/MoaB yields the protein MRDVTQKIDTLRTAKAVAELRASPSTLQMIRDGKVPKGDPLPVAKVAAVSAAKNTPLFIPYCHPVPLTALTVEFEMGESWIRVTCEAKAIYKTGVEMEALTAAAAAALNLYDMLKMVDEEMEIVGVRLLEKRGGKSDFRKAQAVGKRALVLVVSDSVSRGDAEDLSGAILNERLQDFGLDVAMQVVADEADLIRHAVQSAVAEGFDMVVSTGGTGVGPRDVTPEAVRPMLERELEGANEAFRSFGQVRTPYAMLSRCVCGLIGEAVILCLPGSPAAVEDGLTALFPYLLHILQVREGCRHEPVSEGATA from the coding sequence ATGAGAGACGTCACACAGAAGATCGACACGCTTCGGACCGCGAAGGCGGTCGCAGAGCTGCGCGCCAGCCCTTCGACCCTCCAGATGATCCGTGATGGAAAGGTGCCCAAGGGCGATCCGCTGCCCGTGGCCAAAGTCGCCGCCGTCTCGGCCGCCAAAAACACGCCGCTCTTTATCCCCTACTGCCACCCCGTACCTCTGACTGCTCTGACCGTGGAATTCGAGATGGGGGAGAGCTGGATCAGAGTTACTTGTGAGGCAAAAGCCATCTACAAAACGGGTGTCGAGATGGAAGCCCTGACCGCGGCGGCGGCGGCAGCGCTGAACCTCTATGACATGCTGAAGATGGTTGACGAGGAGATGGAGATCGTCGGGGTCCGGCTGCTCGAAAAGCGGGGCGGCAAGTCCGATTTCCGAAAGGCGCAAGCGGTGGGGAAGAGGGCGCTGGTGCTGGTGGTGTCCGATTCGGTCAGCCGTGGCGACGCCGAAGATCTGAGCGGTGCGATCCTCAACGAAAGGCTGCAAGACTTCGGGCTGGATGTGGCCATGCAGGTCGTCGCTGACGAGGCCGACCTGATCCGGCACGCGGTGCAGTCCGCGGTTGCAGAAGGCTTCGACATGGTGGTTTCGACCGGCGGAACCGGTGTTGGCCCGCGCGACGTGACGCCCGAGGCCGTGCGCCCGATGCTCGAACGTGAACTTGAGGGCGCCAATGAGGCGTTCCGTTCATTTGGGCAAGTGCGGACCCCCTACGCGATGCTTAGCCGGTGCGTCTGCGGGCTCATCGGCGAGGCGGTGATACTGTGCCTTCCAGGTTCTCCAGCGGCTGTGGAGGATGGCCTCACAGCGCTGTTCCCTTATCTGCTGCATATCCTCCAGGTGCGCGAGGGCTGTAGGCATGAACCGGTCTCGGAGGGCGCCACGGCTTGA
- a CDS encoding 3-deoxy-7-phosphoheptulonate synthase, with protein sequence MKGSRDEGNGHSSPPEADHALIDLRIQATRPLIAPAILREEDIPRSEAASKVVLQARQAAKGIVFGGDPRMLAIVGPCSIHDPAAARAYAERLGVLRKRYEDKLLVLMRAYFEKPRTVGGWKGFIYDPDLDGSHRINHGLRQARQLLSDLNDAGMPCATEFLDPTVPQFIADLVSWGAIGARTVESQTHRELSSGLSMPIGFKNATDGRVQPAVDAVLAARMPHWFASNTVDGVAAHFQSTGNNTGHIVLRGGAKTPNYDEAHIDEAVHKLERANLPPYLMVDCSHGNSGKDHTKQHLVAEEIARQHMAGSRSVMGVMIESNLVAGRQDWSADAPQTFGQSITDSCVDLVETESMLETLARAV encoded by the coding sequence ATGAAGGGATCAAGAGATGAGGGGAACGGCCACTCCTCACCTCCCGAGGCGGACCACGCCCTCATAGACTTACGCATCCAGGCGACGCGCCCCTTGATCGCCCCGGCGATTCTGCGCGAGGAGGACATCCCCCGCTCTGAAGCAGCTTCCAAGGTTGTGCTTCAGGCGCGCCAGGCCGCGAAAGGAATAGTCTTCGGCGGGGACCCAAGGATGCTTGCCATCGTTGGCCCTTGCAGCATTCATGATCCCGCCGCCGCGCGTGCTTATGCCGAGAGGTTGGGAGTCCTACGCAAGCGATACGAAGACAAACTGCTGGTCCTCATGCGCGCCTACTTTGAAAAGCCCCGAACGGTCGGCGGATGGAAGGGGTTCATCTACGATCCCGATCTGGACGGCTCGCATCGGATCAACCACGGGCTGCGGCAGGCGCGCCAGCTCCTCAGCGATTTGAACGATGCCGGGATGCCTTGTGCCACGGAGTTCCTCGATCCGACGGTGCCCCAGTTCATCGCGGACTTGGTCTCTTGGGGGGCGATCGGGGCGAGAACCGTGGAGAGCCAGACGCACCGCGAGCTTTCGAGCGGTCTCTCAATGCCGATTGGGTTTAAAAACGCCACCGACGGGCGGGTCCAACCGGCTGTGGACGCCGTGCTCGCGGCGAGGATGCCCCACTGGTTTGCTTCGAACACCGTGGACGGTGTGGCAGCGCACTTCCAGTCCACCGGAAACAACACCGGCCACATCGTTCTGCGGGGCGGGGCGAAGACCCCCAATTACGACGAGGCGCACATCGATGAGGCGGTTCACAAGCTGGAGCGCGCCAACCTGCCGCCCTATTTGATGGTGGACTGCAGCCACGGCAACAGCGGCAAGGACCACACCAAGCAGCATCTGGTGGCCGAGGAGATCGCGCGACAGCACATGGCAGGGTCAAGGAGCGTGATGGGTGTGATGATCGAGAGCAACCTGGTCGCGGGGCGACAAGATTGGTCGGCCGATGCGCCGCAAACTTTCGGCCAGAGCATCACCGACTCCTGCGTGGACCTGGTTGAGACCGAGTCAATGCTGGAGACTCTGGCGCGGGCGGTGTAG
- the moaA gene encoding GTP 3',8-cyclase MoaA: MTPQLIDRFGRRHSYLRISLTDRCNFRCVYCMPPEGVPWRERDELLTYEEILRLTKLFVKMGVDKVRLTGGEPTVRKGHERLIADIAAIEGVRSLLMTTNGFTLPKMAQTYRDNGLTGLNVSLDSLRPERFEAITRTKHFDSVWTGIDAALKAGFAPLKVNCVVMDGVNQDEILDFVELTRERPLNVRFIEFMPFDSNGWSKGTLYPYRKMREDIQARYELDPIVTEPSAVAKDFRVPGFSGMVSFVTSMTEDFCGGCNRLRLTSEGALKPCLFSPLEVSLRDPMRAGASDDQLADVIRSTVLRKPKGHASLDVLPLIENKPMVSIGG; the protein is encoded by the coding sequence ATGACGCCGCAGCTCATCGACCGGTTTGGCAGAAGGCACTCCTATCTCAGGATCTCCCTGACGGATCGCTGCAACTTCCGCTGCGTCTATTGCATGCCGCCCGAAGGCGTCCCATGGCGCGAGCGCGATGAGCTCCTTACGTACGAAGAGATCCTTAGGCTCACCAAGCTCTTTGTGAAGATGGGGGTGGACAAGGTGCGCCTCACCGGCGGAGAGCCGACCGTGCGCAAGGGCCACGAGCGCCTGATCGCCGATATCGCCGCGATCGAGGGTGTGCGAAGCCTGCTCATGACCACCAACGGCTTTACGCTCCCGAAAATGGCTCAGACCTATCGGGACAACGGCCTGACCGGGCTGAACGTAAGCCTGGACAGCTTGAGACCAGAGCGCTTCGAGGCGATCACGCGAACCAAGCACTTCGACAGCGTGTGGACTGGGATCGACGCCGCGCTCAAGGCGGGCTTTGCTCCGCTCAAGGTCAATTGCGTCGTGATGGACGGCGTCAATCAGGACGAGATCTTGGACTTCGTGGAGCTCACCCGCGAGCGGCCGCTCAACGTAAGGTTCATCGAGTTCATGCCGTTCGATTCCAACGGGTGGAGCAAGGGAACGCTCTACCCCTATCGCAAGATGCGCGAGGACATTCAGGCTCGCTACGAATTGGATCCGATCGTGACGGAGCCCAGCGCCGTCGCGAAGGATTTTCGCGTTCCTGGGTTTTCCGGCATGGTCAGCTTCGTGACCTCGATGACCGAGGACTTCTGCGGCGGCTGCAACAGGCTCCGGCTGACGAGCGAAGGCGCGCTCAAACCTTGCCTATTTTCGCCACTCGAGGTCAGCCTGCGCGATCCGATGAGGGCTGGGGCCAGCGACGACCAGCTTGCAGACGTAATCCGGTCCACGGTCTTGCGCAAACCCAAAGGGCACGCTTCGCTGGATGTCCTTCCCTTGATTGAAAACAAGCCCATGGTGAGCATCGGCGGATGA
- a CDS encoding MoaD/ThiS family protein produces MKVTIQYFAALRDQRGLSEEALETSATTCRELYRELAERHGFRLKEQHVRAAINLEYVGLDTPLRDGDTVVWIPPVAGG; encoded by the coding sequence GTGAAAGTCACGATTCAGTATTTCGCTGCGCTCAGGGATCAGCGGGGACTCTCCGAAGAAGCGCTGGAGACGTCGGCCACCACGTGCCGCGAGCTCTACCGTGAGCTTGCGGAGCGCCACGGCTTTCGGCTGAAGGAACAGCACGTCCGCGCGGCCATCAACCTGGAGTATGTCGGCCTTGATACGCCCTTGCGTGACGGCGACACCGTCGTTTGGATACCGCCGGTGGCGGGAGGTTGA
- a CDS encoding ankyrin repeat domain-containing protein has translation MSRGRSWLFFVALAAAIVAGCGEPPSESDMIDAVAAGDVAKAKELLASGGFVESRDKRGFTAMGIACLNGDAKMAELLLEHRAGLQSAGSAPEPLGLAVQSGSLETVKVLLDHKAPANGGGLKPAPIGLATTVEMAQLLLSNGADPNGMKEAVSDPPLILAVRRGKLPVVRFLLEHGAKVDATTKQGQTALHQPSSRRRPWQSADSLCGAKRALNRGCSDRPC, from the coding sequence ATGTCGAGAGGGCGTTCGTGGTTGTTTTTCGTTGCACTTGCTGCGGCGATTGTAGCGGGCTGCGGGGAGCCGCCGTCCGAGTCCGATATGATCGACGCCGTTGCGGCGGGAGACGTTGCCAAGGCCAAGGAGCTTTTGGCGAGCGGCGGATTCGTCGAATCGCGGGACAAGCGCGGCTTTACGGCCATGGGGATCGCCTGTCTCAACGGGGACGCCAAGATGGCGGAGCTGCTTCTGGAGCACCGGGCAGGACTGCAATCGGCAGGGTCCGCGCCCGAGCCGCTCGGGCTGGCGGTGCAGTCCGGCTCCCTTGAGACGGTCAAGGTGCTCCTGGACCATAAGGCCCCCGCGAACGGCGGCGGACTCAAACCCGCGCCCATCGGCCTCGCGACGACCGTCGAAATGGCCCAGCTCCTGCTATCAAACGGCGCCGACCCCAATGGGATGAAGGAGGCCGTTTCCGACCCGCCGCTGATCCTCGCCGTGCGGCGAGGCAAGCTCCCGGTGGTCCGGTTTCTTCTGGAGCATGGTGCAAAGGTGGACGCGACCACCAAGCAGGGCCAGACGGCGCTGCACCAACCCTCGAGCCGTAGACGCCCTTGGCAATCAGCCGATTCACTATGTGGCGCGAAACGGGCTCTCAACCGTGGATGCAGCGATCGCCCTTGCTGA
- the hisC gene encoding histidinol-phosphate transaminase produces MAPPIRPNVLGMHAYTAGKPLDVLAKEFGVGRWAKLGANENPWGPSPKAIEALVRHADGLNRYPDGSAHLLREGISAHFGVPANQIALGNGGDEILRMSGWILLGDPEDEILTSDPSFVVYAHSAQIAPCRFVSVPLKQDLSHDLKAILERVSEHTKIIFLANPNNPTGTYAREPELQAFLKGLPDSVLLVLDEAYFEFAEGCEDYPDGRLEVLAGRPNVLVLRTFSKAYGLAGIRCGYAFTSPAIADAIERARQPFNVNRAAQAACVAALEDGAYVAETVGKTRTSLAKITAMLEEAGAKVAPSAANFVWADFGRDTKPIAGALLRQGVVTRTGDVFGCPTCLRVSAGTDEDLDQLARALREAVSGAPA; encoded by the coding sequence GTGGCGCCCCCGATTCGACCCAATGTTCTTGGCATGCACGCCTACACGGCGGGCAAGCCACTCGACGTCTTGGCCAAGGAATTTGGGGTGGGCCGGTGGGCAAAGCTCGGTGCGAATGAGAATCCCTGGGGACCCTCACCGAAGGCGATCGAGGCGCTGGTCCGACATGCCGACGGGCTGAACCGCTATCCGGACGGCTCGGCTCATCTGCTTCGGGAAGGAATCAGCGCACATTTCGGCGTTCCGGCCAATCAGATCGCGCTTGGAAACGGCGGAGACGAGATTCTGAGGATGTCGGGGTGGATTTTGCTGGGCGACCCGGAGGATGAGATACTCACGAGCGATCCCTCGTTTGTGGTGTATGCCCACTCCGCCCAGATCGCGCCGTGTCGGTTCGTGAGCGTGCCACTGAAGCAAGACCTCTCGCACGATTTGAAGGCTATTCTGGAGCGGGTCAGCGAGCACACCAAGATTATCTTTCTGGCGAACCCCAACAACCCGACGGGAACCTATGCCCGGGAGCCGGAACTGCAAGCGTTCCTGAAGGGGCTCCCTGATAGCGTGCTCCTTGTGCTGGATGAAGCCTATTTTGAGTTTGCCGAAGGGTGTGAGGACTACCCGGATGGCAGACTCGAAGTTCTCGCGGGGAGGCCCAATGTGCTCGTGTTGCGCACGTTCAGCAAGGCCTACGGCTTGGCTGGGATTCGGTGCGGGTATGCGTTCACCAGCCCGGCGATTGCCGACGCCATCGAGCGGGCGAGGCAGCCATTCAACGTCAACCGCGCCGCCCAAGCAGCCTGTGTGGCGGCGCTGGAGGATGGCGCGTATGTCGCGGAGACCGTGGGCAAGACTCGGACCTCGCTGGCCAAGATCACAGCGATGCTGGAGGAGGCCGGCGCCAAGGTGGCGCCCAGCGCGGCAAACTTCGTTTGGGCCGACTTTGGGCGCGACACCAAGCCGATTGCCGGCGCGCTTTTGAGGCAAGGGGTCGTCACAAGAACGGGTGACGTTTTTGGGTGTCCGACCTGCCTGAGGGTCAGCGCGGGAACTGACGAGGACCTGGATCAATTGGCACGCGCCTTGCGCGAAGCGGTCTCTGGAGCACCGGCTTAG